The following are encoded together in the Bos mutus isolate GX-2022 chromosome 3, NWIPB_WYAK_1.1, whole genome shotgun sequence genome:
- the GPR88 gene encoding G protein-coupled receptor 88 → MTNSSTSTSSTTGGSLLLLCEEEESWAGRRIPVSLLYSGLAIGGTLANGMVIYLVSSFRKLQTTSNAFIVNGCAADLSVCALWMPQEAVLGLLPAGSVEPPGDWDGAGGSYRLLRGGLLGLGLTVSLLSHCLVALNRYLLITRAPATYQALYQRRHTAGMLALSWALALGLVLLLPPWAPRPGAAPPRVHYPALLAAGALLAQTALLLHCYLGIVRRVRVSVKRVSVLNFHLLHQLPGCAAAAAAFPGAPHAPGPGGAQLPAQAQPLPAALHPRRAQRRLSGLSVLLLCCVFLLATQPLVWVSLASGFSLPVPWGVQAASWLLCCALSALNPLLYTWRNEEFRRSVRSVLPGIGDAAAAAAAATAVPAVSQAQLGTRAAGQHW, encoded by the coding sequence ATGACCAACTCTTCCACGTCCACCTCCTCCACCACCGGGGGatcgctgctgctgctctgcGAGGAAGAGGAGTCGTGGGCGGGCCGACGCATCCCCGTGTCCCTCCTGTACTCGGGGCTGGCCATCGGGGGCACGCTGGCCAACGGCATGGTCATCTATCTCGTGTCGTCCTTCCGAAAGCTTCAGACGACCAGCAACGCTTTCATCGTGAACGGTTGCGCCGCCGATCTCAGCGTCTGCGCCCTCTGGATGCCGCAGGAGGCGGTGCTCGGGCTCCTGCCCGCGGGCTCCGTTGAGCCCCCCGGGGATTGGGACGGCGCCGGGGGCAGCTACCGCCTGCTGCGGGGCGGGCTGCTGGGCCTCGGGCTCACCGTGTCCCTCTTGTCCCACTGCCTGGTGGCCCTGAACCGCTACCTGCTCATCACCAGGGCGCCCGCCACCTACCAGGCGCTGTACCAGCGGCGCCACACGGCGGGCATGCTGGCGCTGTCCTGGGCGCTAGCCCTGGGCCTCGTGCTGCTGCTCCCGCCCTGGGCGCCGCGTCCGGGCGCCGCGCCCCCGCGCGTCCACTACCCGGCGCTGCTGGCCGCCGGGGCGCTGTTGGCGCAGACGGCGCTGCTGCTGCACTGCTACCTGGGCATCGTGCGCCGCGTGCGCGTCAGCGTCAAGCGGGTCAGCGTCCTCAACTTCCACCTGCTGCACCAGCTGCCCGgctgcgccgccgccgccgccgccttccCGGGCGCCCCGCACGCGCCGGGCCCGGGTGGTGCTCAGCTCCCGGCGCAGGCTCAGCCCCTGCCCGCGGCGTTGCACCCGCGGCGGGCGCAGCGGCGTCTCAGCGGCCTGTCggtgctgctgctctgctgcGTCTTCCTGCTGGCCACGCAGCCGCTGGTGTGGGTGAGCCTGGCCAGCGGCTTCTCGCTGCCCGTGCCCTGGGGCGTGCAGGCGGCCAGTTGGCTCCTGTGCTGTGCCCTGTCCGCGCTCAACCCGCTACTCTACACGTGGAGGAACGAAGAGTTCCGCCGCTCCGTGCGCTCTGTCCTGCCTGGCATCGGCGACGCGGCggccgctgctgccgccgccacGGCCGTGCCCGCGGTGTCCCAAGCTCAGCTGGGCACTCGCGCCGCCGGCCAGCACTGGTGA